AAAACAATTTGGTAAAGGTTCCATTATGAAACTTGGGGAGCATACTGATCAAAATATATCTACGGTATCAAGTGGATCGCTAGCATTAGATATTGCACTTGGTGTGGGTGGTTATCCACGCGGAAGAATTGTTGAAATTTACGGCCCAGAGAGTTCTGGTAAAACAACAGTAGCGCTACATGCTATTGCAGAAGTTCAAGCACAAGGCGGGACTGCAGCATTTATTGATGCTGAACACGCACTTGACCCAACATATGCTAAAAATTTGGGCGTAAATATTGATGAATTGCTTCTTTCTCAACCAGATACAGGTGAGCAAGCTCTTGAAATTGCTGAAGCGCTTGTCCGTAGTGGTGCAGTAGATATTTTGATTATCGATTCGGTAGCAGCGCTTGTTCCTCGTGCTGAAATTGAAGGCGAAATGGGTGATGCACACGTAGGTTTACAAGCCCGTTTAATGTCTCAAGCATTGCGTAAGCTTTCAGGTGTTATTAACAAATCCAAGACCATTGCCGTTTTCATCAACCAAATCCGTGAAAAAGTTGGCGTTATGTTTGGAAACCCAGAAACAACACCAGGCGGAAGAGCATTGAAATTTTATTCAACAGTGCGTTTAGAAGTCAGACGAGCAGAACAATTAAAACAAGGAACAGAAGTCATTGGGAATAAAACCAAGATAAAAGTAGTCAAAAACAAAGTAGCACCTCCATTTAGAGTCGCAGAAGTGGATATTATGTACGGAGAAGGAATCTCGCGTGAAGGTGAACTTGTTGATATGGCTTCAGAAGTAGATGTTATTAACAAGAGCGGCTCGTGGTATTCCTATAATGAAGAGCGAATTGGTCAAGGACGTGAGAATGCTAAACAATATCTCAGAGAAAATTCAACGATTCGTGACGAGATTTCAAAACGAGTTCGTGAAGAATATGAGATCGATATAGCAAAAGATGTGAATGAAGAGTCAGACGATGAATTTAAGTTACTTGAAGATGAATAATATAAGGTTAAGGGATAGGTTCTTCCAGTAAAGAACCTATCCCTTATTTTTAGTACATTTATTGTTCATTTATGCAAAAATGTAATCGCTTACCCTATATTTATAAAATAATTTAGATTTTGCTCATTCTTTGTTACCCTTTCCTTGACAATGTCAGTTTTGATCTATAGAATTAAATTGTATATTTTACATCGTTATAGAACTAGGTATTTTATCAGTTGTATAGCGTACGTTGGGGAATCCCCTAATGAATGATGAAAAATACACTTGTGCCGAATTTTGTTTTCGGCTACCGACATAATCATAACGAAAATTGAATAGCAAAGGAGGTGTAAGGATGACAATTGCAATCATAATCATCTCCAGCTTGCTTTTCTTAATCGTCGGTTTAGTTGTGGGCTCACTTGTTAATAAATCAAGTACACAAAAGAGACTTGTTGCTGCACGTGGCACTGCTGAATTAATTGTTGAAGATGCGAAGAAGGAAGCAGAAACAACAAAAAAAGAAGCGCTGCTAGAAGCAAAGGAAGAGAGCCATAAGTTACGTACTGAAATCGAAAATGAACTTCGTGGGCGAAGAGTCGAATTACAAAAATCAGAAAATCGCTTATTGCAAAGGGAGGAAAACCTCGACAGGAAAGATACTTCTTTGAGTAAACGAGAAGCTACACTTGAGAAAAAAGAGGAGAATATCAGTAAACGGCAACAACATATTGAAGAGAAGGAAAGCAAAATTGATGAGATGATGCAAAATAGGCAAGCTGAACTAGAGCGAATTTCTGCACTTTCAAAAGATGAAGCTAAACATATCATCCTTAACCAAGTAGAAGAAGAATTGTCCCATGACACTGCTATTATGGTAAAAGAGGCAGAAAATAGAGCCAAAGAAGAGGCTGATAAAAAGGCAAAGAATATTTTGTCACTTGCCATCCAGCGCTCTGCAGCTGACTATGTTGCTGAAACAACCGTATCTGTTGTTTCATTACCAAATGACGAAATGAAGGGTAGAATAATTGGACGTGAAGGACGGAATATTCGGACACTCGAGACATTAACTGGCATTGATTTAATCATTGATGATACACCCGAAGCAGTTATTTTATCAGGATTCGATCCTGTTCGTCGTGAAATTGCACGGATTGCTCTTGAAAAACTTGTTCAAGATGGGCGTATCCATCCAGCTCGAATTGAAGAGATGGTAGATAAGGCACGCAAAGAAGTTGATGAACATATTCGTGAGGTTGGTGAACAAGCAACCTTTGAAGTGGGTATTCATTCTATTCATCCTGATCTGATTAAGATTCTAGGACGTTTGCGTTACCGTACAAGCTATGGACAAAATGTACTTAATCACTCATTAGAAGTTGCAAACTTAGCTGGTATTTTAGCAGGAGAACTTGGCGAAGATGTGACACTTGCTAAACGTGCAGGTCTTTTACATGATATTGGTAAAGCAATTGATCATGAAATTGAAGGTAGTCACGTTGAAATTGGCGTTGAGCTTGCAACAAAATATAAAGAAAATGAAGTGGTTATAAATAGTATTGCTTCACATCATGGTGACACGGATCCAACATCGATTATTGCCGTGTTAGTAGCTGCTGCAGATGCACTTTCTGCTGCAAGACCAGGTGCTCGTAGTGAAACGCTTGAAAACTACATTCGTCGTCTTGAAAAATTAGAAGAGATCTCTGAATCCTATGAAGGTGTTGAGAAATCTTATGCTATCCAAGCGGGGCGTGAGGTACGTATCATGGTAGAACCTGAAGCGATTGACGACCTTGCTTCCTATCGATTAGCGCGCGATATCAGGAAACGAATTGAAGAAGAACTTGATTACCCTGGGCATATCAAGGTAACCGTGATTCGTGAAACACGGGCTGTAGAATATGCAAAATAAGAATATCAAACACACATTCTATTTTTAGAGTGTGTGTTTTCATGTTGTAGAAAACTTGTTTATGGAGATAAGTATTATTTTCCTTCTCCGACAGACATTCGAACAGTATGACAAGAAACACTTGCTTCAATCCAACTTTTTTGTGTAGAATAGACAAGACATAAGAATGGAAGGAAGTTTTAAATGAAACCACGTAAAGTAATGATCATTGGCGCTGGGAACGTAGGTTCAGCAGCAGCTCATGCTTTTATTAATCAAAAATTTATTGAAGAATTAATTTTAGTCGATTTGAATGAGGAACGTGTGATGGGGCATCGTAAAGATTTAGCCGATGCAGCTGCATTTATGCCTGGAAAACTTGATATTTCCGTACGCGCTGCAAGTGACTGCAAAGATGTTGATATTGCGGTTATTACGGTAACAGCAGGTCCACTAAAAGTTGGTCAAACACGTCTTGATGAACTTAAATCTACTTCAAATATTGTTGCCAAAATTATTCCAGAAATGATGAAAGGTGGCTTTAATGGCATTTTTTTAATTGCAACCAATCCATGTGATATTATTACATATCAAGTTTGGAAATTATCTGGCTTACCTAAAGAGCGCGTCATAGGGACTGGTGTCTGGCTTGATACAACTCGTTTACGCCGCATTCTAGCCGAAGAGCTTGATATTGCAGCACAAAGTATCGATGCTTTTATTTTAGGAGAGCACGGGGATTCTCAGTTTCCCGTTTGGTCGCACTCTTCTATCTACGGGAAATCACTTAATGATTATAGTAAAGCAAAACTTGGTGCTCCATTCGATTTAAAAGCAATTGGTGAGAAAGCAAAAAATATGGGATTTGAAATTTATCACCAAAAAGGGTGTACTGAATACGGAATTGGTGGGACAATCGTTGAAATTTGCCACCATATTTTTAGTGGAAGTCAGCGTGCGTTAACGGTTTCTTGCATTCTTTCTGGAGAATATGGTGAAGATGGAATTGCGATAGGTGTCCCAGCTATCCTCACCCAAGATGGTGTGAAAGAAATTATTGAGCTTGAATTGAATGCGTCAGAAAAACAAGCTTTTACCGATTCAGCTCATGTTATTAAAGGGTATATTCAAGCTTTATAATTAGCGATAATAGTATTATGTAAACTAAGATCCCTTAACCTTTTCCATAGCACAAACGTTCGTTTTTATGCTATCATAAATAATAGAGTGTTTGAAAAGAGAGGACGAACTTGATGTATGATTATATAAAAGGTGAAATCACTGAGATTACACCACAAAATATTGTAATTGAAGCAGGACAAATTGGTTATTCAGTTATTACTGGAAATCCATTTTCATTCCAAGTTAATAAGGAAATCATTAAAATTTATTTATATCAAAATGTACGCGAAGATAGCATCACATTATATGGCTTTAAGACAATTGATGAACGCTCATTATTTAAAAAATTACTTAGCGTTTCAGGAATTGGTCCAAAAAGCGCTTTAGCCATTGTTGCAGCTTCTGATGTGAAACAATTAATTACCGCAGTTGAAGCAGAAAATGATGTTTATTTAACTAAATTTCCAAGCGTTGGTAAAAAAACCGCACGCCAAATTATTTTGGATTTAAAAGGAAAGTTAGGAGATATCGTGGTCGATGAAATGACTACAGCGCATACTAAAGCGGAGATAACTGATGGATTAACACCAGAGCTTGAAGAAGCGATTTTAGCACTTGAAGCTCTTGGTTATAGCCCGCGTGAATTGAAGAAAGTATTATCTAAACTAAGTGAAAAGGCGTTGTCAAGTGACGAGTATATTAAATTAGCCTTGAAGTTGATGACAAAGTAAGAGGGAGGAACGTGGTATGGATGAACGAATTGTTTCCGGCGAAAACGTTAATCAGGAAGAAGTATTCTTTGAAACGAGTTTGCGTCCACAATTTCTTTCTGAATATATTGGACAAGAAAAAGTAAAACATAACTTAGCGATCTTTATTGAAGCAGCAAAAATGCGGGAAGAATCACTTGATCATGTGCTTCTTTACGGGCCTCCTGGTCTTGGAAAAACGACGCTTGCGATGGTTATAGCTAAGGAAATGGGTTCTGAGATTAAAACAACGAGTGGTCCTGCCATTGAACGTCCAGGCGATTTAGCAACCATCTTAACCTCACTTGAAGCTGGTGATGTGCTTTTTATTGATGAAATCCACCGGTTAACAAAATCTGTTGAAGAAATTTTATATCCAGCAATGGAAGATTACTGCCTTGATATCGTGATTGGAAATGGTCCAACTGCGCGCTCTGTTCGCCTTGATTTGCCACCATTCACTCTCGTTGGTGCTACTACACGAGCAGGTCAATTATCTGCTCCACTACGTGACAGATTTGGTGTGGTTGATCATTTAGAATTTTATAATGAAACGGAGCTTCAAAATATTGTTTTAAGAACGGCAGCGATTTTAAATACCGAAATTAATTCAGATGGTGCACTTGAAATTGCTAGACGCTCACGCGGGACCCCAAGGATTGCGAATCGTTTACTTAAACGGGTGCGTGATTTTGCCCAAGTAAAAGGAAATGGTCTTGTTTCTTTTGAGATGGCGCGCGAGGCGTTAACCTTGTTACAAGTCGATCCAAGAGGTCTCGATACGATTGATCAAAAATTATTAAAAACAATTATCCAAGCTTTTCGCGGTGGGCCTGTTGGACTGGATACAATTTCTGCAAGCATCGGTGAAGAACGTGAAACCATTGAAGATATGCACGAACCATATCTTCTCCAAATTGGATTTTTACAACGGACACCTCGCGGGCGGCTCGCTACAGATGCTGCATACAAGCATCTTGGAATTCCAAATGAAAAAGGTGTTTAATGATGAGAGTTGAAGATTTTGATTTTGATTTACCAGAAGAACTAATTGCTCAAACACCACTACAAGATCGTTCTTCTAGTCGTTTGATGGTTTTAAATAAAAAAACAGGAGCGATCAAAGACCAAGCATTTACGAACATTCTTGATTATCTTACTCCGGGTGATGCACTTGTTTTAAATGATACACGCGTCTTACCAGCGCGTCTTTATGGTATAAAAGAAGAAACCGGCGCGCGTGTTGAAGTTCTTCTTTTAAAGCCGCTTGAAAACGGAGCATATGAAACACTAGCCAAACCAGCAAAACGCGTTCATGTTGGGAACGAAATCATTTTTGGAAATGGTGAATTACGCGCGGTTTGTACAGAAGAGTTAGAACATGGAGGCCGTGTTTTTGAATTTCATTACGAAGGAATCTTTTATGAGGTTTTAGAAAAACTTGGTAAAATGCCACTTCCACCCTATATCAAAGAACAGCTTGAGGATCAAGATCGCTATCAAACGGTTTATGCAAAAGACATGGGTTCAGCAGCAGCACCTACCGCAGGACTTCATTTTACAGAAGAGTTGCTAGAAAAAATAAAGCAAAAAGGCATTTCCATCAATTTCGTTACATTACACGTGGGATTAGGTACTTTTCGTCCGGTAGATGTTGCTGATACAAGTGAACATAAGATGCATGCTGAATTTTATCGTTTAACAGAAGAGGTGGCTGAAGAATTGACGCGTGTTAAAAAACAGGGTGGCAAAATTATTGCTGTTGGGACGACATCGATTCGCACACTAGAAACGATTGCAACAAAGCATGATGGTCATCTTGTTGCTGATTCTGGGTGGACGGATATTTTTATTGCACCGGGGTATGAATTTAAAGCAGTTGATGCGCTCATCACGAATTTTCATTTGCCGAAATCAACATTAATTATGCTTGTATCTGCTTTATCAACACGCGAAAATATTTTAAATGCCTATAAGCATGCCGTTTCTGAAAAATACCGCTTTTTTAGTTTTGGCGATGCAATGTTGATTTACTAAAAAAACAATGAATAAAAGACTTGTGTTCTGTGCTTTTTTTCGATATGCTAGAAATTAGAGTAAATGAGAAAGAGGGAACAAATGACTGCCATTCGTTATGAATTAATCAAAACTGATAAAAAAACGGGCGCACGTCTTGGCAAGCTTCATACACCACACGGGACATTTGATACGCCAATGTTCATGCCAGTGGGAACACTTGCTACAGTAAAAACGATGTCCCCGGAAGAACTAAAACAAATGGGAGCCGGTGTCATTTTAAGCAATACGTATCACTTATGGCTTCGTCCTGGTGAAGACTTAATCAAAGAAGCTGGTGGGCTTCATCGATTTATGAACTGGGATCAGCCCATTTTAACTGATTCAGGTGGGTTTCAGGTTTTTAGTTTGAGCGATATGCGGGACATTAAAGAAGAAGGCGTTCATTTTCGCAATCATTTAAATGGGGACAAGCTTTTTCTTTCACCTGAAAAAGCAATTCAAATTCAAAATGCACTAGGTTCGGACATCATGATGAGTTTTGATGAATGTCCACCTTATCCAGCCACACATGATTATATGAAAAAATCGGTAGAACGGACTTCACGTTGGGCTGAGCGAGGTCTTGCTGCGCATACACGTGCGCATGATCAAGGTTTATTTGGAATCGTACAAGGTGGCGCTTATGAGGACCTACGTAAGCAAAGTGCGCGTGACCTTGTTTCACTAGATTTTCCTGGGTATTCCATTGGTGGGCTTTCGGTCGGGGAGCCAAAAGAGGTTATGAATGAAGTGCTTGAATTTACAACACCTCATTTACCTAGTGATAAGCCACGCTATTTAATGGGTGTAGGTTCGCCTGATTCTTTAATTGATGGTGTGATTCGTGGGATTGACATGTTTGATTGTGTACTACCTACGCGGATTGCTCGTAATGGCACTTGTATGACCTCAAACGGGCGCTTAGTTATTAAAAATGCGAAATTTGCACGTGATTTTCGTCCACTTGATGAAAATTGTGATTGCCATACATGTCGTAATTATTCAAGAGCTTATATTCGCCACTTAATTCGTTGTGAAGAAACATTTGGTATCAGGCTTACAACTTACCATAATTTATATTTTCTGTTAAACTTAATGAAAGATGTCAGAAAAGCAATTTTAGCGGATCGTCTATTTGAATTTCGGGAAGAATTTTTTGAGCAATATGGGTTTAACCGTCCAAATGCGAAAAATTTCTAAATATATTACTGTTAGATAGCTTGAAAGGAGCTGAAATAGTTGGCAAGTTTAGGAGCTTTTATTCCAATAATTTTAATGATTATTTTGTTTTACTTCCTATTGATTCGCCCACAACAAAAGCGACAAAAAGAAGTAGCAAACATGCAAAATTCACTTTCAAAAGGTGATAAAATTATTACAATCGGAGGACTTCATGGTGTTGTTGAGGCTATTGAAGATGGTACGGTTGTTTTAAAATCTGGCAATACGAAATTAACTTTCGATCGAAATGCCATTCGTACTGTGCTTGAAAAAGGAAATAGAGTAGAAGCAAGTACTGAAGAAAAAGCGCCAGAAACAGAACAAAAAGATGAAGAACAGAAATAATTTAAAAACGCTATTCTCCTAGTTAGAATGGCGTTTTTTATATTTTTTATGCAGGTTTAAGTAAAATTATACTTTCCATTTTGTCAATAATTCGATAAAATGAGAATAGTTGATTGTTATATGGGGAGGGGAATTTATGACGGGAGCTTTTGAAAACTGGTATAAGAGGCTGGAACCAGCAATTTTAATTAAAGTAGAAGATTTTCATATCCTTGGTTACCGGGAAATAAAGATGAGTCACATATGGTCCTTTTTAACAGAAGTAAAATGGAGAAATGTTTCACCTCCAAGCCTGCATGAAGGAATTAATGATATTATGCAGATGAACATTGGGCAATTGATGCAGTTTATCACAACACCATCTAAAAAACAGGTGAAACAAAGTTTGTTAGATGAGACGCTTGTTCAAGAAGTTTTAAAGAGCGACGCGGACTGAGTGTTCCATAAGGAGGAAAGATAAGGAAATGGTTAAAAAAGGCAAGTTAATTACTTTCTTTTTAGTCGTGGCGATTGTTTTCGGTGTCGTTTTTGGTACTGCTAAAATGATGCTTGGAAAAATCAATCTCGGACTAGATTTGCAGGGCGGCTTTGAAGTTCTTTATGAAGTGAAGCCTGCAAATGGAAAAGGAAAAGTGGACAGACAAACACTTACTGATACTGTAAGTGCACTTGATCGTCGGATTAACAGCATTGGTGTAGCTGAGCCGTCGATTACAATTGAAGGGAATAATCGTATCCGCGTGCAATTAGCGGGAATTAAAGATCAAAATGAAGCAAGAAAGATGCTTTCAACGACAGCTGAGTTATCTTTTAGAGATGCAAAAGATAACGTAAAGCTAGATGGATCTGATCTCGTTCCTGGTGGCGCTAAACAAGCTTTTGGTCAAAATAATAATCCAATTGTTACGTTAAAATTAAAAAGTGCTGACAAATTTGCTAAAGTAACAAAAGAAATTGCAAATCAAACACCAAACAATCAATTGGTTATTTGGCTAGATTACAAAAAAGGTCAAAAATATGAAACTGAGAAAAGTAAAAAAAATCCGGCTTACTTATCTGCACCTAATGTAAGCAAAGTCATTGATGACAACAATGTTCAAATCGAAGGAAACTTCACTGCAAACGAAGCGAAAAACTTGGCTAATCTCTTAAACTCTGGTGCGCTTCCTGTTAAAATGAATGAGGTTTATTCTACTTCTGTAGGTGCTCAATTTGGACAAGATGCTCTAAATGAAACAGTAATTGCTGGAATCGTCGGCGTGCTAGCAATTTTTGTCTTTATGATTGCTGTTTACCGTTTACCAGGTATCGTTGCATCGATTACACTCATTGCTTATACGTATTTAGTGCTGCTTGTTTTAAGTTTGTTAAATGCAACGTTAACACTTCCGGGGATTGCTGGATTAATTCTAGGAATCGGTATGGCTGTTGATGCCAATGTGATTACCTATGAGCGGATAAAAGAAGAGCTCAAAGTCGGAAGATCAACAAAAGCGGCCTTTGATGTTGGGAGTAAGGAAGCTTTCCGGGCCATTTTGGATGGAAACCTTACGACATTAATTGTTGCTTGTGTCCTCTTTTATTTCGGTACAAGTTCAATTAAAGGCTTTGCAACAGTATTAATCATCAGTATTTTATTAAGCTTCTTAACAGCTGTTTGGGGATCTCGTCTTTTACTTGGCCTTCTTGTTAAAAGCAATGTCCTTAATAATAAACCAGGATTATTTTCTGTTAATAAAAAACAAATTCATAGTCTGCATGATGGCGTAAGCACCTATGACTTGAAAACGCGTTTCGATCGCTTTGACTTTGTAAAACATCATCGTTTGTTCTTAGGTATTTTTACAACCATTACGATTGTTGGTATTATTTTGTTAGCAGTTTTCAAAATGAACCTTGGCATCGACTTTGCAAGTGGTACTCGTGCTGAGATTACTTCAAATGCGAAGATCACACAATCAACGGTTGAAAAAGATCTAAAAGAAATTAATATGCCATCGGATAATATTACATTCCAAGGTAAAAATTCAACAACGGCAGTAATCTCTTATAAAGGCGCATTGAAACAAAATGAAGTAGCTAAATTTAAGTCTTACTTCAGTGATAAATACAAACACGAACCAAGCATTAGCACCGTAACACCAACAGTTGGAAAAGAGCTTGCCAAAAACGGCATTTATGCACTTGCCATCGCTTCTGTTTTAATTGTGTTGTATATTGCGGTCCGCTTTGAGTTTTACATGGGTATTGCAGCGATTCTGTCACTTTTATTTGATGCCTTTACGATCTTCATCTTCTTTAGTATCTTTAGAATTGAAGTAGATTTAACCTTTATTGCAGCAGTTCTGACCGTAATCGGTTATTCGATTAATGACACGATTGTAACAGCTGACCGTGTTCGCGATATCGGTAAGAAAATGAAACGGTACAAAACGAAAGAAGATGTTGCTTTTGCAGTTAACCATGGTTTAAGACAGACATTTACTCGTTCCATCAATACTATTGTGACTGTTTTGATTACCGTTTTAGCACTTGTTATCTTTGGTAATGAATCAATCTTGAGCTTTTCAATCGCTCTTCTTGTGGGATTAATTTCCAGTGTATTCTCGTCCATATTTATGGCGATGCAGCTTTGGTACGTATTTAAATCCCATCAAGTAAATAAAAAAGGGCCACTTGATACAGTGAAGAAAAAGAAAAAACGCAATGCTGGTCAACCAGTTGTATAATTAAAATACATGAACCGGGAACAGAGGTGTTCCCGGTTTTTTTATAAGAGAAGTGGGGGATTTTAAATGAAAATACAATGGCAAGTCGTAACAGGGATTGTTCTTGCTCTCATGATTGCAGTGTTTGCTGTCATTAATACGGATCCAGTAGAAGTGAATTTTTTATTTACTAAAGCAGACTGGCCGCTTATTTTACTTATTCTAGGTTCAGTTTTAATCGGTTGTTTAATCATGTTCTTTTTAAATATCGCAAAAGCAAGACAAGCGAGAAAAGAAGTCAGACAATTGAACGAAGAAATTAACGATTTGAAAAGACAACTCGCAGCTGAAGAAGCACTCGGTATGAAAAAGATTGAACTGGAAAAAAATGAATCGAAGCAAGAATTCTAAAAAGTGAGCGCATTGTTTTAACTCATTACATAGCATACCAATTTTTTTGCTGGCGAAAACAACTAAAAACCGTAAACAATTGGCATTTTCTTATTTTTTCGCTATAATAGGAAAGTTGAAAGGTGGGGAGCAAATGATTGATGCAAAATACTCCTGGAAAATTGATCGAGTAGATGAAAACAAGACCAAACAAGTTAAAGATGCACTTCAAATCGATGAACAGTTAGCAAAAATCCTTTTAAAACGTGGTATAACAACAAAAGATCAATTGGATAAATTTTTGCACCCCGAAAAGTATAGTGGTTACGATCCTTTTTTATTTTTTGAAATGGATAAAGCTGTTTCAAGAATTAACCAAGCTGTTCAAAATAAAGAGCGTATTTTAATTTACGGCGATTACGATGCGGACGGGGTCACGAGTATTGCTGTTCTTCATTATGCACTTAAAAAATTAGGCGCTGCGCCAGACTATTATATCCCCAATCGTTTTACTGAAGGATATGGCCCAAATAAAGCGGCTTTAAAAAAAGCGAAGGATCAAGGGTATCATTTAATTATTACAGTGGATAATGGAATTGCTGCACTTGATGAAATGAAATTTGCAAAAGAAATTGCTTTAGATGTTATTGTGACAGATCATCATGAAGCTCGCGCGGTAATGCCTGAAGCGATTGCTGTTATTCATCCTAAACATCCTAATTCGAAGTATCCGTTTCAAGAGCTTGCTGGCGTTGGTGTAAGTTATAAGCTGGCTCACGCTTTACTTGGAGAAGAACCGACTGAGCTTCTTGACTTGGTTGCTGTTGGAACGGTCGCTGATTTGGTTGCACTAACAGATGAGAATCGTCTTTTTGTTCAAAAAGGACTGATGAAATTGCAGCAAAGTCCTAATTTAGGCCTTCAAGCACTCGCTAAAAAAGCAGGTGTCAAGCTAGAAGGAGTAAGTGAAGAAGCGATTGGATTTGCGCTAGCGCCACGTCTTAATGCTGTTGGGCGTCTTGGTCCTGCTGATGCTTCTTGTGATCTTCTTTTAACAGTCGATGATAACGAAGCCACTTTTTTAGCAGAGAAAATTGATATGGCTAATAAAGAGCGCCGTGAAATAGTGGCAAATATTACAACGGAAGCAACCGCTTTATTAGAAAATAAGAGCGAAATACCGCGCGTTATTGTCCTGGCAAACCCTGATTGGAATCCTGGTGTATTGGGGATTGTTGCTTCACGTATTGTAGAAAAATATAGTCGCCCTACAATTCTTCTTGCAGTTGATGAAGCTACAGGTCTTGCTAAAGGTTCAGGGCGAAGTATCCAAGCGTTCCATTTATATCAAGCATTAGACAAAAATAGAGCACTTTTAGAAGCGTTTGGTGGACACCCAATGGCAGCAGGATTAACAGTTCAAATGGTCCATCTTCAGTCACTCATTGAAAACTTAAATGAACAAGCTAAGCAACTTCATGACGAAGATTTTCGTAAGGAACAATGCATTGAAGCCGAATTAGAATTAAGTACGGTCAGCCTTCCTTTCATAAAACAAATCGAGAAGCTAGCGCCATTTGGTATCTGCAATCCTAAGCCAATCTTTTTATTTAAAGAGATAGAATTTGCGAATACACGAAGGATTGGTGCAGATAAAACCCATTTAAAAACAACGCTTGCTAAAGAAAACAGCCGACT
This DNA window, taken from Listeria sp. PSOL-1, encodes the following:
- the recJ gene encoding single-stranded-DNA-specific exonuclease RecJ, which gives rise to MIDAKYSWKIDRVDENKTKQVKDALQIDEQLAKILLKRGITTKDQLDKFLHPEKYSGYDPFLFFEMDKAVSRINQAVQNKERILIYGDYDADGVTSIAVLHYALKKLGAAPDYYIPNRFTEGYGPNKAALKKAKDQGYHLIITVDNGIAALDEMKFAKEIALDVIVTDHHEARAVMPEAIAVIHPKHPNSKYPFQELAGVGVSYKLAHALLGEEPTELLDLVAVGTVADLVALTDENRLFVQKGLMKLQQSPNLGLQALAKKAGVKLEGVSEEAIGFALAPRLNAVGRLGPADASCDLLLTVDDNEATFLAEKIDMANKERREIVANITTEATALLENKSEIPRVIVLANPDWNPGVLGIVASRIVEKYSRPTILLAVDEATGLAKGSGRSIQAFHLYQALDKNRALLEAFGGHPMAAGLTVQMVHLQSLIENLNEQAKQLHDEDFRKEQCIEAELELSTVSLPFIKQIEKLAPFGICNPKPIFLFKEIEFANTRRIGADKTHLKTTLAKENSRLDAVGFHVGFLAEKIAINAQVDVIGELSINEWNGSQKAQLQLVDVAVRHWQLFDARNQITWKKLIAEKAIDDRLFVCFLEETYQQLAAEHQPVLQLPTTHQLQKTTINELIIADMPNDLLAIEQIIREIKPKRLYVHFGNSQTEGFDRLPSRAEFATFYKLIKEFQPFTLDKYIPRLSQKFGWKKAQIEFMANVFFELKFAEMDNGAITLTPVQSKRDLTESNYYKKQQQQIETHQKLLYSNYHDLYQWMKQVLET
- the secDF gene encoding protein translocase subunit SecDF; the encoded protein is MVKKGKLITFFLVVAIVFGVVFGTAKMMLGKINLGLDLQGGFEVLYEVKPANGKGKVDRQTLTDTVSALDRRINSIGVAEPSITIEGNNRIRVQLAGIKDQNEARKMLSTTAELSFRDAKDNVKLDGSDLVPGGAKQAFGQNNNPIVTLKLKSADKFAKVTKEIANQTPNNQLVIWLDYKKGQKYETEKSKKNPAYLSAPNVSKVIDDNNVQIEGNFTANEAKNLANLLNSGALPVKMNEVYSTSVGAQFGQDALNETVIAGIVGVLAIFVFMIAVYRLPGIVASITLIAYTYLVLLVLSLLNATLTLPGIAGLILGIGMAVDANVITYERIKEELKVGRSTKAAFDVGSKEAFRAILDGNLTTLIVACVLFYFGTSSIKGFATVLIISILLSFLTAVWGSRLLLGLLVKSNVLNNKPGLFSVNKKQIHSLHDGVSTYDLKTRFDRFDFVKHHRLFLGIFTTITIVGIILLAVFKMNLGIDFASGTRAEITSNAKITQSTVEKDLKEINMPSDNITFQGKNSTTAVISYKGALKQNEVAKFKSYFSDKYKHEPSISTVTPTVGKELAKNGIYALAIASVLIVLYIAVRFEFYMGIAAILSLLFDAFTIFIFFSIFRIEVDLTFIAAVLTVIGYSINDTIVTADRVRDIGKKMKRYKTKEDVAFAVNHGLRQTFTRSINTIVTVLITVLALVIFGNESILSFSIALLVGLISSVFSSIFMAMQLWYVFKSHQVNKKGPLDTVKKKKKRNAGQPVV
- the yajC gene encoding preprotein translocase subunit YajC, coding for MASLGAFIPIILMIILFYFLLIRPQQKRQKEVANMQNSLSKGDKIITIGGLHGVVEAIEDGTVVLKSGNTKLTFDRNAIRTVLEKGNRVEASTEEKAPETEQKDEEQK
- a CDS encoding lipopolysaccharide assembly LapA domain-containing protein, whose translation is MKIQWQVVTGIVLALMIAVFAVINTDPVEVNFLFTKADWPLILLILGSVLIGCLIMFFLNIAKARQARKEVRQLNEEINDLKRQLAAEEALGMKKIELEKNESKQEF
- a CDS encoding post-transcriptional regulator, whose translation is MTGAFENWYKRLEPAILIKVEDFHILGYREIKMSHIWSFLTEVKWRNVSPPSLHEGINDIMQMNIGQLMQFITTPSKKQVKQSLLDETLVQEVLKSDAD